The genomic stretch tttgagtttttgggtgcatctaaacaagacctaaaccaGGCCTGTAATATGTTGGGAGCTATGTTCTGGATTGTGGTCTTTCTGGGAGTTGCTGCTTTAGCTTGACTTGAAAGGGGGAAATCGTTGGCTGTTTGACTTTCTGTTGTTGCGGCTAGGTTAGTCTCTGAGTAAGTAGCTAGAGTTGGTTGTCTTCTCTCGGTCTTTTATTTGATCTTGGTTCATTGGTTGTTCCTTTCTATACTTGTACAAACTGATGTATTTCCGTTTTATCGATAGAAAATGTGGTTTCCTCGTTTCGAAAAAAAACATAGCCTTTGCTATGTAACTACGAAAATGTTATGGAAAAGCCAAAATCACTTGAAATTTAAAACAGAGAGTAGTTAGCTTTAACAAAGCAAATAAACATGTGGATCCCGCTTGACGACTTCGTGTATGGTATAGTATATGGACATTTCATATGTGAACCTAGATGAGTCGCACTTTTTGTTAGTAGAGTCAAAGTGACAAGCTAGTTCCCACAGCAGTATTGATTCATGTATAGTGAtgatacctttttttttttttcttacttTCATCAGACCATCTTATCTGATCAGATAACTAATCGTCAGAACAGTGAACTGACAAGTATTACAGGATGGTGCACTGACTACCAATTTGCCACACTTCAGATTGTTGCCTTGAAGTATATAGTCCTCCTAGAAGGTATAATTTTAATTGAAGTATACATGAACGTTAGTATCTGTACTAAGATTGAACAGTGAAATTAACGAGGGAGAGGCGGCAGCAATGAGCAGGGTGGTCCAGCTGGGTTGTGCGCTGGGCTGCAAAAGTTCACGGCCCAAGTAGGCTGTACAGCAAATGCGAAAGCGAAACCCTCCCAGTCGGCTAGCCGCAACCCCAACCCCGCCGTCGCGTTGCCCCCACCCCGTTGCCATGGCCTCCCCCGCCGCCGCTTCCCCCGCACGGCGCCTCTTCTCGACCAAGCCACGCACCCGACCACCCAAACCGGCGCCCGAGCCCGCGCAGGCTTCGAAAGCGCCGGCCGGCCAGGCGGCGGCGAAACCCGACGAGCGCCGCGAGTCCCGGAGTCTCAACAAAACCCTGAAGGCCATCTTCCGGGAGCGCGATCCGGACAAAGCTGGTGTCCCGGTTCATCGCCGGATCGACCGCGTCTCGCTTCCGCAACAAGCACCGGGTGTACGAGGTGGCCGTGGCCCGCCTCGCCTCCTTCGGCCGCCACGACGCCATTGCGGCCATCATCGACTCCCAGAAGCCGTTCATCGAGGCCTCCAGCGTGGGCTTCGCCGCGCGCCTCGTCCGCCTCTGCGGCGGCGCCTCCATGCCGTCCCACGCCGCCGCGATCTTCCATGGCCTTCCACCGAAGCACAAGTCCGTCATGACCTTCAATGCCCTCCTCGCCGCCTATGTCGACGCCAGCGACTTCGACGCACTCACCACCACGTTCCAGCAAATTCCGGCCTCACACCCCACCATTATACCCACTGTATACTCTTACAATATACTCATCAGTGCGTTGTGCCAGAAGCCGGAGCTCTCGGCTGCCCTCGATGTCATCGCGCTCATGGAGAAGCGTGGTGTTTCCCCCGACATTATCTCTTTCAACATTCTGCTCAATGGGTTTTACAACAATGATAGCTTTGATGATGCCGAGAAAGTTTGGGAGATGATGAAGGAGAGGAATATTGAGCCGGATGAGAAGAGCTATAATGCAAAGCTGCGTGGTTTGGTTTCCCAAGGGAGGGTTGAGGATGCAGTTGCATTGATTGAGAGGATGCAAAAGGAGGGACCAAAACCTGATTCAGTGTCCTACAACGAACTGATTCGAGGGTATTGCAAGGAAGGGAGGTTGAATGAAGCCAAGAAGGTATATGATGATCTGATAAAGAATGAATGTGCACCAAATCGGGGCACATTTCATACCCTTGTGCCACATTTGGTGGAGGCtggagagcttgatcgtgctcTAAGTTGCTGCCATGAGATCTTTAGTAGGAAGTGCAGAGTGCATTGCTCGTTGCTGCAGGGGGTAGTGACTGCATTGATTGCTGCATCAAGGATGGGGGAGGCTAAGAGGATCGTTCATCTTGGAAGGAAGAACTACTATCCTCAAAAACATTTGAGGATGCCACCACATACTAGAAAAGACGAGGGTTTGAAGATGCCGCAACCTGCTGGAGAAGACAATGATGTAGAAGCTGAAACTGATTCAGAAGATTCTGTATCATATGAAGATGGGTACAAGGAAGAAGAGGAGTCGAATAATGCTCAGTGAGGATATACCTTTGTAATTTAAGCATTGATGTGTCATGGTGATGCAAACTGAATCTGCTCTCCTTCTTTGCTGGCCTGATACAGCAGAATTGCCTGTACAATTGCAATTCTCTAGCACTTTAGTAAGATAATGGTTTATTTTGCTTCTCTAATGTTAGGTTGATTAGTAAAAACACCTCTACTTGTTATACATGATATTAGAATCAAACCCCTATTCTTCCCTAGAATGGCTTGTTTTGGCTTTTTTGTTGCAGGTCTTCAATATTGTTAATTACGTTTGTTTTAATGCCTTTTTCCTCTGTATTTATTTTATTCATAAACAATGTGTGAGCTTTATAATAGTTTTCATGTACTGGTGTTTGATCATGCCACTGTTTGCTTTGGCAAGCAAATGAATACATAACTCCTGAATCATTGGCCTGATTGACTCCAAGTTTGGAATATGGAAATTTCATATCTCATGGGACTTGGGCTTGATGTCACTCTAGATTGAATTACATTTCCCTAGATATTTATATTTGCATAGCAGAATTCTTTTCACTTTATAGTCATTGTTGTATTGCTTTTTCTTTGATTGAACATACCATcttatttgttttttttcttgaacacaTCTTACTTGTCAAATAGCTTATTATTAGATGTGCATTAACAAAAAATGCAGCTTGTTGCATACCAATTTGCCAGACTTTGGATTGCTGATTTTCTAGTACATGTTAGTGTTTCCTTTGGTAAAAGGGGGCTTGCTTTGATTTAGAATACATGTACTTATAATTTAGCACTAGCAGGTTGACTGCATTTTGCTATGGCTGGTTAAACACTGAGATGGTCTTCAGGTTTGTTTCTACAGCTAAGTTAACGGAATTAAGAATGAAGGCAAATGAGCTATTTGATCTTACTAGTTGTGAGTCACACAGATTAAAAGGGGATCAAGGTCACCATCGAACATGTATAATTTTGTTTtacatataattttttttcttgcaCAGCTTTCAAAGTTtttctttgttagatgcctttaCAGTTTTCTGCCAAGTCTTGTGTTTATTGCAATAGGGGAAAAACTTGGATCTAGCTTACCTACCAAAAATGAAGAAA from Sorghum bicolor cultivar BTx623 chromosome 3, Sorghum_bicolor_NCBIv3, whole genome shotgun sequence encodes the following:
- the LOC8054724 gene encoding LOW QUALITY PROTEIN: pentatricopeptide repeat-containing protein At3g13160, mitochondrial (The sequence of the model RefSeq protein was modified relative to this genomic sequence to represent the inferred CDS: deleted 1 base in 1 codon), which gives rise to MASPAAASPARRLFSTKPRTRPPKPAPEPAQASKAPAGQAAAKPDERRESRSLNKTLKAIFRERDPDKLVSRFIAGSTASRFRNKHRVYEVAVARLASFGRHDAIAAIIDSQKPFIEASSVGFAARLVRLCGGASMPSHAAAIFHGLPPKHKSVMTFNALLAAYVDASDFDALTTTFQQIPASHPTIIPTVYSYNILISALCQKPELSAALDVIALMEKRGVSPDIISFNILLNGFYNNDSFDDAEKVWEMMKERNIEPDEKSYNAKLRGLVSQGRVEDAVALIERMQKEGPKPDSVSYNELIRGYCKEGRLNEAKKVYDDLIKNECAPNRGTFHTLVPHLVEAGELDRALSCCHEIFSRKCRVHCSLLQGVVTALIAASRMGEAKRIVHLGRKNYYPQKHLRMPPHTRKDEGLKMPQPAGEDNDVEAETDSEDSVSYEDGYKEEEESNNAQ